A DNA window from Theobroma cacao cultivar B97-61/B2 chromosome 5, Criollo_cocoa_genome_V2, whole genome shotgun sequence contains the following coding sequences:
- the LOC18598775 gene encoding uncharacterized protein LOC18598775 isoform X2 → MANHGGKMKSVSINGVKMYTISSHLRSVAAWLSLKKQRSLRKDKSIYPPQVKVYELRQFSMKFERHLESEIIDFQITKGKIFFGTFGRSIRFSSQFW, encoded by the exons atgGCGAACCATGGTGGAAAAATGAAGTCCGTCTCTATAAACGGGGTGAAAATGTATACAATATCTTCCCACCTGCGCTCCGTAGCTGCCTGGCTCTCTCTTAAGAAGCAGCGATCTCTCCGCAAGGACAAAA GTATATATCCTCCACAAGTGAAAGTATATGAGCTTAGACAATTTTCTATGAAGTTTGAGAGGCACTTGGAATCCGAAATAATTGATTTTCAG ATTACAAAGGGTAAAATCTTCTTTGGCACTTTTGGTAGGAGTATTAGGTTTTCTTCGCAATTTTGGTAG
- the LOC18598775 gene encoding nucleolar protein 10 isoform X1 yields the protein MANHGGKMKSVSINGVKMYTISSHLRSVAAWLSLKKQRSLRKDKSIYPPQVKVYELRQFSMKFERHLESEIIDFQVLADDYSKLAFLCADRSVNLHAKYGEHYSLRIPRFPSALIFAFALFVFGVKSSVTYHILHAHLVILDGWLNFSD from the exons atgGCGAACCATGGTGGAAAAATGAAGTCCGTCTCTATAAACGGGGTGAAAATGTATACAATATCTTCCCACCTGCGCTCCGTAGCTGCCTGGCTCTCTCTTAAGAAGCAGCGATCTCTCCGCAAGGACAAAA GTATATATCCTCCACAAGTGAAAGTATATGAGCTTAGACAATTTTCTATGAAGTTTGAGAGGCACTTGGAATCCGAAATAATTGATTTTCAG GTATTGGCTGATGACTATTCAAAACTTGCATTCTTATGTGCTGATCGTTCTGTTAATCTACATGCAAAATATGGAGAGCACTACAGTCTGCGGATTCCAAGGTTTCCTAGTGCTTTAATTTTTGCTTTTGCTCTGTTTGTTTTTGGGGTCAAATCCAGTGTTACGTATCATATATTGCACGCACACCTGGTCATTCTAGATGGATGGTTGAATTTTAGTGATTAA